The following coding sequences are from one uncultured Bacteroides sp. window:
- a CDS encoding TonB-dependent receptor, with the protein MRKLFFLILQCFFISLAMGQQINGKILDSDKNPIPYCNVVILSSPDSTFIQGVVTDDTGSFSLTNNGKAQKILRISCLGYETLYIHCAEGSIGTLILPSSSVQLAETLITAGRKVHKMRNGNIVTDIANSSLGKEHKTLDILKKIPGMTTSQGKLEVFGFGEPIVYIDNKKVNNKNEISMLDPQNIKEVELLTNPGAKYDASGKAILKITTLHKNDGWNIKIDLTATQSRKFSDESNLAVAYRKKGLTVSGLYNFSDYRMRTKQDLLYSLQDKSVLWKYDDLLRTGYAGKQHNYQVGFDYSITKNQSIGIQYSGMHSPIKSKANSVQNVFQDGNELTQIMAKSQYNTTADHNLVNLFYIGKFSKKLTLNANVDYVKNKNNQNQIVEENTEENNNEVNIASKTNSKLEAAKIELDYTVASKSTLTAGVEFNKIDIDGWLENPDNAVKSTQFRNKENKQAYYLMYNTNLGNYVLNAGCRYEIDNSKMDDLLDPENNIHRDYHNWFPSLSISKTFNSIQSSLSYSIRTTRPAFSRLNSNTYYDNRYVLQIGNPKLQPELSHNIQLLLTYKTLILKFGYSYIKDFINSVLSSQDNVIINSWKNYDNTQFFRGNMSYTKTVGCWNSTLSASISIPRFNIEYEGKKYNNNTPRFYAQLNNYLTLPKDFTVSVDYMYNNGGSIGIYKYKPYSSFNFGVQKSCFNDKLNIGFNVNDIFRTMVYKYDSRLDNIHFHQKEDQDEQNFSFSIVYRLNKIKSKYRGSGAAQDDIKRLN; encoded by the coding sequence ATGAGAAAGTTATTTTTTCTAATTCTCCAATGCTTCTTTATTTCACTTGCAATGGGGCAACAAATAAATGGCAAAATTCTAGATAGTGATAAGAATCCTATCCCATATTGTAATGTGGTTATTCTCTCATCACCCGATTCGACCTTTATTCAAGGTGTAGTCACAGATGACACTGGTTCTTTTTCTCTGACAAATAACGGTAAAGCTCAAAAGATTTTAAGGATTTCATGCTTGGGTTATGAAACGCTCTACATTCATTGTGCAGAAGGAAGCATCGGTACACTTATTCTGCCTTCTTCTTCTGTTCAGCTTGCTGAAACGCTCATAACTGCAGGCCGAAAAGTACATAAGATGCGCAATGGTAACATCGTGACGGATATCGCTAATTCATCATTGGGGAAAGAACATAAGACATTAGATATTTTGAAAAAGATACCTGGAATGACTACCTCTCAAGGCAAACTTGAAGTATTTGGATTTGGAGAGCCTATCGTTTATATAGATAACAAAAAGGTGAATAATAAGAATGAGATATCTATGCTAGATCCTCAAAACATAAAAGAGGTAGAGCTACTCACCAACCCTGGCGCAAAATATGATGCCTCTGGTAAAGCCATATTAAAGATTACAACTTTACATAAGAATGATGGCTGGAATATAAAAATAGACTTAACTGCAACTCAATCTAGAAAGTTTAGTGATGAAAGTAATTTGGCTGTTGCCTATAGGAAGAAAGGATTAACTGTTTCTGGCTTATATAATTTTTCTGATTATAGAATGAGAACAAAACAAGATCTTTTATACTCCTTACAAGATAAGAGTGTATTGTGGAAATATGATGATTTGTTACGAACAGGCTATGCGGGGAAGCAGCATAACTACCAGGTTGGATTTGATTATTCCATAACAAAGAATCAAAGCATCGGCATTCAATATAGTGGGATGCACTCCCCAATTAAAAGCAAGGCAAATAGCGTTCAAAATGTTTTTCAAGATGGGAATGAACTTACTCAAATTATGGCTAAGAGCCAATATAATACGACAGCTGACCATAACCTAGTCAATCTATTCTATATTGGTAAATTTTCCAAGAAGCTCACGCTGAATGCTAATGTAGATTATGTCAAGAATAAAAATAATCAAAATCAAATTGTAGAAGAAAATACGGAAGAGAATAATAATGAGGTTAACATTGCCTCAAAGACAAACAGCAAATTGGAAGCTGCAAAAATAGAATTAGACTATACAGTTGCTTCAAAGAGTACCCTTACAGCAGGAGTAGAATTCAATAAAATCGATATAGATGGTTGGCTTGAGAATCCTGATAATGCCGTTAAAAGTACTCAATTTAGAAACAAAGAAAATAAGCAGGCTTATTATTTAATGTATAATACAAATTTAGGTAATTATGTTCTTAATGCCGGATGTAGGTATGAAATCGACAATTCGAAAATGGATGATTTATTAGACCCTGAAAATAATATTCATCGAGATTATCACAACTGGTTTCCAAGCTTGTCTATTTCAAAGACTTTTAATAGCATACAAAGTTCTCTATCTTATTCAATACGTACTACTCGTCCAGCATTCAGCCGCTTGAATAGTAATACTTATTATGATAATAGATATGTGTTGCAGATAGGAAACCCTAAATTACAACCTGAGCTGTCGCACAACATTCAACTACTACTAACTTACAAAACGCTAATACTTAAGTTTGGCTATAGTTACATCAAAGATTTTATCAATTCGGTTCTTTCCTCTCAAGACAACGTAATTATTAACAGTTGGAAAAATTATGATAATACTCAATTCTTTAGAGGAAATATGAGTTATACAAAAACAGTGGGTTGCTGGAATAGTACATTGTCTGCCAGCATTTCTATCCCTCGTTTTAATATTGAATATGAGGGAAAGAAGTATAACAATAATACGCCTCGTTTTTATGCCCAACTCAATAACTATTTAACATTACCCAAAGACTTTACTGTTTCAGTTGATTATATGTATAATAATGGTGGAAGTATAGGAATCTATAAGTATAAACCATATTCTTCTTTCAATTTTGGAGTGCAAAAATCTTGTTTCAATGACAAATTAAATATTGGCTTCAATGTCAATGATATATTCCGTACCATGGTTTATAAGTATGATTCACGTTTGGATAATATCCATTTTCACCAGAAAGAGGATCAGGATGAACAGAACTTCTCATTCAGCATCGTTTATCGATTGAATAAGATAAAGAGTAAGTATCGTGGCTCTGGCGCGGCACAAGACGATATAAAGAGACTAAACTAA
- a CDS encoding outer membrane beta-barrel protein — protein MKKTIFFFIIMACATILHAQNYTIKGRVLDQNKQAISYASIALLASDSTALVTGTISGDKGEFQLPSIVKGKYYISLSFVGYKPLKKFVVLNSNIDRTFILRDDAVALNEIVIKANRSNIIKQSASGQTFMLSESALKKKDVLDALQEVPSLAIDPGTRKITLNDGSNPLILVNGIRREGGLSAINPEDILSVEVVPTSSAEFLREGYTSVVNIKVKKANQPYTSFNGGINTSPLLLFGITDASLEFGNSKSSFYLSGQTFTFLKNKSDMLENTRTSKSSRKIRYKRTGDYTDTNWAIGGDRNWSASDYTSFSLTFDYIPQSNNANGKTEISDLTTDKITRYDYMRNYDDKSWTGTANVYHRHTFSASTLDFLFQLNRSKNENKVKQLESGATNIVYDYNFKNHHTGVVFTPAYQFAFSNFKVKAGINNYYQYNKIYQNEGGRSEFTHQEWNEYPYLDINGLWKHFSLAVSAGVDAVFRNINDYSDHYFRLRPVVNMNYKFNIHHAITLNYNMQSTSPDVVQLNPYNTSSDTLSIITGNPSLRPFRTNQVKFSYSLSKGSFFVEPAVRYKKITNSIVIVGEYSSNGYIQSLANAGTCEVWSGILTFRYTIGKYGFIGGNMEYSKQKFPNISQSDNFLNGRINWGLNYKRLNLSGFYGLPRYSYNMYKHTKSSPESWCTLSFATSENLNVSVGMRYVGYRSHVQRWVDMPDYSSYYDNRFTNRGNTIMLGIRYKFQNRKQNRSIEKLQNRDKGFRVISE, from the coding sequence ATGAAAAAAACAATCTTTTTTTTTATAATCATGGCTTGTGCAACAATTCTACATGCTCAGAACTATACCATAAAGGGGCGTGTTCTTGACCAAAACAAACAAGCTATTTCTTATGCTTCTATAGCACTTCTTGCATCAGATAGCACTGCATTGGTGACAGGTACGATTAGTGGAGACAAGGGGGAATTTCAGTTGCCTAGTATAGTTAAAGGAAAGTATTATATTTCATTGAGTTTTGTAGGTTACAAACCTCTTAAAAAGTTTGTAGTATTAAACTCGAATATCGATCGAACATTTATTCTTAGGGATGATGCCGTTGCACTGAACGAGATTGTTATTAAGGCAAATAGGAGCAATATTATTAAACAATCTGCGTCAGGTCAAACTTTTATGTTGTCGGAAAGTGCATTAAAGAAAAAAGATGTTCTTGATGCATTACAAGAAGTTCCTTCTCTAGCTATTGACCCCGGGACTCGAAAAATAACGTTGAATGATGGTAGTAATCCTCTCATCTTAGTTAATGGAATAAGAAGAGAAGGAGGACTTTCTGCTATTAATCCAGAAGATATTTTATCAGTGGAGGTGGTCCCAACCTCTTCTGCAGAATTTCTAAGGGAAGGCTATACTAGCGTGGTTAATATTAAGGTAAAAAAAGCAAATCAACCTTATACTTCATTTAACGGTGGAATTAATACTAGTCCTCTTCTTCTATTTGGAATAACTGATGCTTCGCTTGAATTTGGGAATAGTAAATCTTCATTTTATCTTTCGGGGCAAACTTTTACTTTTCTCAAGAATAAATCTGATATGCTAGAGAATACTAGAACTTCTAAAAGTAGTAGGAAAATACGGTATAAGCGAACAGGAGACTATACTGATACAAATTGGGCAATAGGAGGAGATAGAAATTGGTCAGCATCAGACTACACGTCATTTAGTTTGACTTTTGACTATATTCCACAAAGCAATAATGCCAATGGTAAAACTGAAATAAGTGATCTCACAACGGATAAAATTACTCGTTATGATTATATGAGAAATTATGATGATAAATCTTGGACAGGTACTGCAAATGTTTATCATCGACATACTTTCTCGGCTTCAACGTTGGATTTTTTGTTTCAGCTGAATAGAAGTAAAAATGAGAATAAAGTCAAACAGTTGGAAAGTGGTGCTACAAATATAGTTTATGATTATAATTTTAAAAATCATCATACGGGAGTGGTATTTACGCCTGCATATCAGTTTGCTTTTTCAAATTTTAAAGTAAAGGCAGGCATAAATAATTACTATCAATACAATAAAATTTATCAGAATGAGGGAGGGAGGTCTGAATTTACTCACCAAGAATGGAATGAGTATCCTTATTTGGATATAAATGGGTTGTGGAAACATTTCTCATTAGCAGTATCAGCTGGAGTTGATGCAGTGTTTAGGAATATTAATGATTATTCCGATCATTATTTTCGGCTAAGGCCAGTCGTAAATATGAATTATAAATTTAATATTCATCATGCTATAACGTTGAACTATAACATGCAGTCTACTTCTCCTGATGTTGTGCAGCTTAATCCTTATAATACATCATCGGATACCTTATCTATTATTACAGGAAATCCCTCTCTTCGACCTTTCAGAACGAATCAAGTGAAATTTAGTTATTCTCTTTCAAAAGGGTCTTTTTTTGTGGAACCAGCTGTGAGATATAAGAAAATAACGAATAGTATTGTTATTGTTGGTGAATATTCTTCGAATGGATACATACAATCCTTGGCAAATGCAGGAACGTGTGAGGTATGGTCTGGCATACTTACTTTTCGCTATACGATTGGGAAATATGGGTTTATCGGAGGGAATATGGAATATAGCAAGCAGAAATTTCCTAATATATCGCAAAGTGATAACTTCTTAAATGGGAGGATTAACTGGGGACTAAATTATAAGAGATTGAATTTATCAGGATTTTATGGGCTTCCAAGATATTCGTATAATATGTATAAACACACTAAATCATCTCCAGAGTCCTGGTGCACATTATCTTTTGCTACTTCTGAAAATTTAAACGTTTCAGTGGGTATGCGTTATGTTGGGTATCGTAGCCATGTCCAGCGATGGGTAGACATGCCTGATTATTCATCTTATTATGATAATCGGTTCACGAATAGAGGCAACACTATAATGTTAGGTATTCGTTATAAGTTTCAAAATAGAAAACAAAACCGCTCTATTGAGAAACTACAGAATAGGGATAAGGGATTTAGAGTAATTAGTGAATAG
- a CDS encoding radical SAM protein, which produces MKNSEYNFILELNNKWYIYNSMSNKFAWISKSVSTFLRSNEIDKIDRIGLNILHENHFIIPNDVDEAKEVVDFYKKSVSQDIYSLTILPTLDCNVSCWYCFEKCVKNSRLSDFTSTSILNHLNLIIQTKPQIKKFQIELFGGEPLLYFKDNLYPLLEQMKYLADSNEKDISFLFITNGLCLNEKVIRLLKPFKPNFQISIDGYKKKHDSIKKIVGQEDKSAYDIVMKNIHLLISLLESHVTLRINYDDNTLLHINEVLESLKNIPRNKLSIHLERVWQTKGKKIEPNSKLKENIKKIIDHGFYVTYMNFFKKGFSCKTSKINHAAISYNGDVYKCTGRDFTLDTREGILATDGHIKWETEKHTERLAIETYNNAICKKCKLLPLCYGPCSQKYIEMRKSGKTIEDLCQLKMSEMSVDEYIMLRLRSVLNIAKL; this is translated from the coding sequence ATGAAAAATAGTGAATATAATTTTATCTTAGAATTAAATAACAAATGGTATATCTATAATTCCATGTCAAATAAATTTGCTTGGATATCAAAAAGTGTTAGCACGTTTTTAAGAAGTAATGAAATTGATAAAATAGATCGCATAGGACTTAATATATTACATGAAAATCACTTTATTATTCCTAACGATGTTGATGAAGCCAAAGAGGTAGTTGATTTTTATAAAAAATCAGTTTCTCAGGATATTTATAGTTTAACAATTCTTCCCACATTAGATTGTAATGTTAGTTGTTGGTATTGTTTTGAGAAATGTGTAAAAAATTCAAGATTGAGCGATTTTACGAGTACCTCTATTTTAAATCATCTAAACTTAATTATCCAAACAAAACCTCAAATAAAAAAATTCCAAATAGAATTATTTGGTGGTGAGCCATTATTGTATTTTAAAGATAATTTATATCCTTTATTGGAACAAATGAAATATTTAGCAGATAGTAACGAGAAAGATATTTCCTTTTTGTTTATAACAAATGGCTTATGTCTTAATGAAAAAGTTATCCGATTATTGAAACCTTTTAAGCCAAACTTTCAAATTTCAATTGATGGTTATAAAAAGAAGCATGATTCAATAAAGAAGATAGTTGGGCAAGAGGACAAAAGTGCTTATGATATAGTTATGAAAAATATTCATTTACTTATATCTTTATTAGAGAGTCACGTAACGCTAAGAATAAATTATGATGATAATACTTTATTGCACATAAATGAAGTCCTTGAATCCTTGAAGAATATTCCTAGAAATAAGCTTAGTATTCATCTCGAAAGAGTTTGGCAAACGAAGGGAAAAAAAATAGAACCAAATTCTAAATTAAAAGAAAATATAAAAAAAATAATTGACCATGGGTTTTACGTGACATATATGAATTTCTTTAAGAAAGGCTTTTCTTGTAAAACAAGTAAGATTAATCATGCTGCAATATCATATAACGGTGATGTATATAAATGCACAGGTCGCGACTTTACTCTTGATACAAGAGAAGGCATTTTAGCAACAGATGGGCATATAAAGTGGGAAACAGAAAAGCACACAGAAAGATTAGCAATAGAAACATATAATAATGCAATATGTAAAAAGTGTAAATTACTTCCTTTATGCTATGGCCCATGTTCTCAAAAGTATATAGAAATGAGAAAAAGTGGTAAAACCATAGAAGACTTGTGCCAATTAAAAATGTCAGAAATGTCTGTAGATGAGTATATTATGCTGAGATTGAGAAGTGTGTTGAATATAGCAAAATTATGA